Proteins from one Amycolatopsis benzoatilytica AK 16/65 genomic window:
- a CDS encoding lantibiotic dehydratase gives MGAADAHLVEVPGGAWQVWRAALFRTTGFPADGLAAFACPEAAAVVDAHLDGAADQHKAEQAFAEAAAQGSRALSKIAADPLFREALVWQNPRALHVADSVAAETEPARLNRRRRRDEDLLARYWQRYCAKTETIGFFGPVSWSEITSRPDVVTAEIGPRLVRARATHLEYWVLDAYARHLAQDRETRSWLPVRLPPHLALDGTRLLHPTEPARTLTPQQAQLLAHCDGRPAREVLAALDGTLAERADLERMLADLHDRSLVSWGIDLPLNYTAQSSLYQGIQAIGDERTRQEALAGLDRLDRARARVAEAAGDAGALLTALAELDDDVTAVTGSAPRQRPGEMYAGRTPCYEDTIRDLDLSFGAGLLDGFGPALTRMAHLARWLTAELAAAVRSGLTRLHADLAEDSGGHEVPFGQLWYLARGVLFGPDHGPVAAVLAEFSRQWAALFALDTLPEDVREVHCDSARLDVETLFPADRPGWAGARLHSPDLQLCAENLAALRRGDFFAVLGELHVSWPTFDSGVTVRVHPDPEQLRADLRTDIGSGRMLPLFPPTWPRVTARVARCLENADDRQLGFVAAPGADPERLVRIAGLTVTEHDGELLVHGPGGFRRPVLDLFSELLMMRAVDAFRSATARPHTPRITVDRLVVCRESWRTTVGETGLSGVAGHREQYLAARRWRRELGLPERVFAKFATEGKPLYVDFTSPVYAAGFCSALRAAARAGKDTTLTITELLPGPEHAWLPDAEGRTYLSELRVQLRDPGAGE, from the coding sequence GTGGGAGCAGCTGACGCGCACCTCGTCGAGGTTCCCGGCGGTGCCTGGCAGGTCTGGCGCGCGGCTTTGTTCCGCACGACCGGCTTTCCCGCCGACGGGCTCGCGGCCTTCGCCTGCCCCGAAGCCGCAGCGGTCGTCGACGCGCACCTCGACGGCGCCGCTGATCAGCACAAGGCTGAGCAGGCGTTCGCCGAAGCCGCCGCACAGGGGAGCCGGGCGCTGTCGAAGATCGCGGCCGACCCGTTGTTCCGCGAGGCGCTCGTATGGCAGAACCCGAGAGCTCTGCACGTGGCCGATTCGGTCGCGGCGGAGACCGAACCCGCGCGGCTGAACCGGCGCCGCCGCCGGGACGAGGACCTGCTCGCCCGCTACTGGCAGCGCTACTGCGCCAAGACCGAGACGATCGGCTTCTTCGGACCGGTCAGCTGGAGCGAGATCACGTCCCGGCCGGACGTCGTCACCGCTGAGATCGGCCCCCGGCTGGTCCGAGCCCGCGCGACTCACCTCGAGTACTGGGTGCTCGACGCGTACGCCCGCCACCTTGCCCAGGACCGCGAGACCCGGTCCTGGCTCCCGGTCCGGCTGCCACCCCACCTCGCGCTCGACGGAACCCGGCTGCTGCACCCCACCGAGCCCGCGCGGACTCTCACGCCGCAGCAGGCGCAGCTGCTCGCGCACTGCGACGGCCGCCCCGCCCGGGAAGTCCTGGCCGCGCTCGACGGGACGCTCGCGGAGCGGGCCGACCTGGAGCGCATGCTCGCCGACCTGCACGACCGGTCGCTGGTTTCGTGGGGCATTGACCTGCCGCTGAATTACACCGCTCAATCCTCGCTGTACCAAGGAATCCAGGCGATCGGCGACGAACGGACCAGGCAGGAAGCCCTAGCCGGGCTCGACCGGCTCGACCGGGCGCGGGCGCGCGTGGCCGAGGCGGCGGGCGACGCGGGCGCGTTGCTGACCGCGCTCGCGGAACTGGACGACGACGTCACCGCGGTGACCGGCAGCGCGCCGAGGCAGCGGCCCGGCGAGATGTACGCGGGCCGGACTCCGTGCTATGAGGACACGATCCGGGACCTGGACCTCAGTTTCGGCGCGGGGCTGCTGGACGGCTTCGGGCCCGCCCTGACCCGGATGGCCCACCTCGCGCGCTGGCTTACCGCGGAACTCGCCGCCGCCGTCCGAAGCGGACTGACGCGGCTGCACGCCGATCTGGCCGAGGACAGCGGCGGACACGAGGTCCCCTTCGGACAGTTGTGGTATCTCGCGCGCGGCGTGCTCTTCGGTCCGGACCACGGGCCGGTCGCGGCCGTGCTGGCCGAGTTTTCCCGGCAGTGGGCGGCGTTGTTCGCGCTCGACACGCTGCCCGAGGACGTCCGTGAGGTGCACTGCGACAGCGCCCGCCTCGACGTTGAAACGCTGTTCCCGGCCGACCGGCCCGGCTGGGCCGGAGCCCGGTTGCACAGCCCGGATCTCCAGCTGTGCGCGGAAAACCTGGCCGCGCTGCGCCGGGGGGACTTCTTCGCCGTCCTCGGCGAGCTGCACGTCTCGTGGCCGACGTTCGACTCCGGGGTCACCGTCCGCGTCCACCCCGATCCCGAGCAGCTGCGCGCCGACCTGCGCACCGACATCGGTTCCGGCCGGATGCTGCCGTTGTTCCCGCCCACCTGGCCGCGGGTGACCGCGCGGGTCGCCCGCTGCCTGGAGAACGCCGACGACCGCCAGCTCGGCTTCGTCGCCGCGCCCGGCGCGGATCCCGAGCGGCTGGTCCGGATCGCGGGGCTGACCGTCACCGAGCACGACGGCGAACTCCTCGTGCACGGCCCCGGCGGGTTCCGCCGTCCGGTGCTCGACTTGTTCTCCGAACTCCTGATGATGCGGGCGGTCGACGCGTTCCGCTCGGCCACCGCGCGGCCGCACACGCCCCGGATCACCGTGGACCGCCTGGTGGTGTGCCGGGAGAGCTGGCGGACGACCGTCGGCGAGACCGGGCTGTCCGGGGTCGCGGGCCACCGCGAGCAGTACCTGGCCGCCCGGCGCTGGCGGCGGGAACTCGGCTTGCCGGAACGGGTTTTCGCGAAGTTCGCCACCGAGGGCAAACCGCTCTACGTGGACTTCACCAGCCCGGTCTACGCGGCGGGATTCTGCTCCGCTCTGCGGGCCGCCGCTCGCGCCGGAAAGGACACGACACTGACGATCACCGAGTTGCTGCCCGGACCGGAGCACGCCTGGCTGCCGGACGCCGAAGGGCGGACCTATCTGTCGGAGCTGCGCGTTCAGCTGCGGGACCCGGGAGCGGGAGAATGA
- a CDS encoding type I polyketide synthase produces MAIGDSADPGPAVEPVAIVGMACRVPGAANVRQFWKNLTAGVESVRRFTRAEQLAVGVPVEELDDPAFVPAAPVLDDMAGFDAAFFGMTPREAELADPQQRLFLELCHTALEDAGHPPGRVRGEVGVYGGTGVDDYLWRNIRGNRRIWESAGRGLTMVGNSPDYLATFTSYKLDLRGPSMTVQTACSTSLVAVHLACEALRSGECDLAVAGGTNIELPHHRGYLPRVGGVDSSDGHCAPFSEQASGTVWGSGGGTVVLKRLSEAVEDGDHVRAVILGNAVNNDGSEKVSFTAPGPKGQTAVIAQALSVAGVTPAQIGYVEAHGTGTRLGDPIEIAALTEAFGREPRAGQRCAIGSAKSNIGHLSQGAGVVGLIKVALMVSNGLLPPSLNVTAPHPGIDFTNSPFTVNTVARVWEAAGPRRAGVSSFGFGGTNAHLVVEQPPAPPAAETAEVALIPLSAKTESALRTAATRLAEHVAESPELTLADIAHTLRAGRDEYPHRSAVVARTREDVARLLARPSTVVADPATKVAFLFSGQGSQYPGMGAELHRAEPVFRSAMDECLELARAELGADLRHLLAEHPDETQFAQPALFAVGYALSRLWRSWGVEPEAMIGHSVGEYAAAAEAGVFTAGEAVRLVCARGRLMQQAPPGAMLAVSLDEARLRERLPAELALAAVNGSGACVVAGVSKAVEGFAAELSAEHIQNRGLRTSHAFHSPLMDEVLPEFRAEVAAVSLRRPDRPYLSTRTGEWITPEQATDPEHWVRQLRDTVRFGDCVQRLLATGSWALVECGPGRQLAGLARIRPKGAARSKGPLAVASLPSPGDSRGDVETLYAAAGRLWTVGVPVRTGRIGTPGRRVPLPTYPFERTHYFVEPDPAGAPQAEPGPVEHSWVSVPTWRQTGPLAAIGEPSRWLVFGDGARGTDLVTELRRSGADVVEVVAGEAFRSGSSYCVRATEQDDYARLFADLAARGGMPTRIAHAWLLDAEEDDPLRAQNRGLFSLIACVRALAATAPAQSGENGAIGLDVLTRGARDVTGADLVSPASATVAAFAAVAPTELPVLRVRHLDLGPEDRPSTGALLAELRAAAGDPIVALRGGRRWIPEQQPVPELPEADSATFRRHGVYLITGGTGGIGITVAEHLARRVAARLVLTSRHGVPPEREWDALGESGRSGRAVAAVRRMRAAGAEVEVVAADVSDAADLARVREVLIGRFGRLDGIVHAAGVAGGQMIEAWDRGEAERVLGPKLLGTSLLRSAFGDLSPDFLVLCSSTSALAGAPGQVDYSAANAYLDACASAVDGWPARRLSVNWGRWLEVGMAVETEVPREWQRVLDQPGERWDHPILTRRDGDGRYRGTVSPATHWVLAEHRHQGRALLPGAAHVELIRAAFEDHVPRSSSRHRVELSDLVFVRPLVLADEQSAGIRVAVRADAGDYRVEVASETGVHAEARARWISDEAPEPVDLRGVRARHGGPRQDYDGERLAQAGGFALGERWRSLRHTTDAADGTSRLAWFELPSTVQAEAEGLPLHPAVLDEVTSVASDGQGRYLPLSYGRLVVHRPFPARLWTWARYHGARDGEAITADLSVVDEHGDLVLTVADFVMRRTDVAAAAALSSRAAGQAGEPAEGLRPEQAVDLLDRLLGADLGPRAIVSAVPLARIRQRAEAITASGSGAAPADDLETAIARVWADVLGVAEVGVDEDFAELGGNSLTAVQLISQVRSAVGVRVPMQVLFEAPTVAAMAGVVARMRGDASGSS; encoded by the coding sequence ATGGCAATCGGTGACTCCGCTGACCCCGGCCCGGCCGTCGAGCCGGTCGCGATCGTCGGGATGGCCTGCCGGGTGCCGGGCGCGGCGAATGTCCGCCAGTTCTGGAAGAACCTGACCGCCGGCGTCGAGTCGGTACGGCGGTTCACCCGCGCCGAGCAGCTCGCCGTCGGCGTGCCCGTCGAGGAACTCGACGACCCCGCCTTCGTCCCGGCCGCCCCCGTGCTCGACGACATGGCAGGCTTCGACGCGGCGTTCTTCGGGATGACCCCGCGCGAGGCCGAACTGGCCGATCCGCAGCAGCGGCTGTTCCTCGAGCTGTGCCACACCGCGCTGGAGGACGCGGGGCATCCGCCGGGCCGGGTCCGCGGCGAGGTCGGGGTCTACGGCGGCACCGGCGTCGACGACTACCTCTGGCGCAACATCCGCGGCAACCGGCGGATCTGGGAGTCGGCCGGGCGCGGGCTGACCATGGTCGGCAATTCGCCGGACTACCTCGCGACCTTCACCTCGTACAAACTCGACCTGCGCGGGCCGAGCATGACCGTGCAGACCGCCTGCTCGACCTCCCTGGTCGCGGTGCACCTCGCGTGCGAAGCGCTGCGCTCCGGCGAATGCGACCTGGCGGTGGCGGGCGGGACCAACATCGAACTGCCGCACCACCGCGGCTACCTGCCCCGCGTCGGCGGCGTCGATTCGAGCGACGGGCACTGCGCGCCGTTCAGCGAGCAGGCGTCGGGGACGGTCTGGGGCAGCGGCGGCGGGACCGTCGTCCTCAAGCGGCTGTCCGAGGCAGTCGAGGACGGAGACCATGTCCGCGCGGTGATCCTCGGCAACGCGGTCAACAACGACGGTTCGGAGAAGGTGTCCTTCACCGCCCCCGGTCCGAAGGGCCAGACCGCGGTGATCGCCCAGGCGCTGAGCGTGGCCGGGGTGACGCCGGCGCAGATCGGCTACGTGGAGGCGCACGGCACCGGCACCCGGCTCGGCGACCCGATCGAGATCGCCGCGCTGACCGAAGCGTTCGGCCGCGAGCCGCGCGCCGGGCAGCGGTGCGCGATCGGTTCGGCCAAGTCCAACATCGGCCACCTCAGCCAGGGAGCCGGCGTCGTGGGCTTGATCAAGGTCGCGCTGATGGTGTCCAACGGGCTGCTCCCGCCTTCGCTGAACGTCACCGCGCCGCACCCCGGCATCGATTTCACGAACTCGCCGTTCACCGTCAACACGGTTGCGCGGGTCTGGGAGGCGGCCGGTCCGCGCCGGGCAGGAGTCAGTTCGTTCGGTTTCGGCGGCACGAACGCGCACCTGGTGGTCGAGCAGCCGCCCGCACCGCCGGCCGCCGAGACGGCGGAAGTCGCGCTGATTCCGTTGTCCGCCAAGACCGAGAGCGCCCTGCGGACCGCGGCGACGCGGCTGGCCGAGCACGTCGCCGAGTCCCCGGAACTGACTCTCGCCGACATCGCCCACACGTTGCGGGCCGGACGGGACGAGTACCCGCACCGCTCCGCGGTGGTCGCGCGGACCCGCGAAGACGTCGCGCGGCTGTTGGCACGTCCCTCCACCGTGGTCGCCGATCCGGCGACGAAGGTCGCGTTCCTGTTCTCCGGGCAGGGCAGCCAGTACCCAGGGATGGGTGCCGAGCTGCACCGCGCCGAACCGGTCTTCCGCTCCGCGATGGACGAATGTCTTGAGCTCGCGCGAGCCGAACTCGGGGCCGATCTGCGGCACTTGCTGGCCGAGCACCCGGACGAGACCCAGTTCGCGCAGCCCGCCTTGTTCGCCGTCGGCTACGCCTTGAGCCGGTTGTGGCGATCCTGGGGCGTCGAGCCCGAGGCGATGATCGGCCATTCCGTCGGCGAGTACGCGGCGGCCGCCGAAGCCGGGGTGTTCACCGCGGGCGAGGCGGTCCGGCTGGTGTGCGCGCGAGGCAGGCTGATGCAGCAGGCGCCACCGGGAGCCATGCTGGCCGTCTCGCTGGACGAAGCCCGGCTTCGCGAGCGGCTGCCCGCCGAACTGGCCCTCGCCGCGGTCAACGGTTCCGGGGCCTGCGTCGTCGCCGGGGTCTCGAAAGCCGTCGAAGGCTTCGCTGCCGAACTGTCCGCGGAGCACATCCAGAACCGAGGTCTGCGCACCTCGCACGCGTTTCACTCGCCGTTGATGGACGAGGTTCTCCCGGAGTTCCGCGCCGAGGTCGCGGCGGTGTCGCTGCGCCGTCCCGACCGTCCCTACCTTTCCACCCGGACCGGGGAGTGGATCACTCCGGAGCAGGCCACCGACCCCGAACACTGGGTCCGGCAGCTGCGCGACACCGTCCGCTTCGGCGACTGCGTGCAGCGGCTGCTCGCCACCGGTTCCTGGGCGTTGGTCGAATGCGGCCCGGGACGGCAGCTCGCCGGACTGGCGCGGATCCGGCCGAAGGGCGCGGCACGGTCGAAGGGTCCGCTCGCCGTGGCGAGCCTGCCGTCGCCGGGCGATTCTCGCGGTGACGTGGAGACGTTGTATGCCGCGGCCGGTCGGCTGTGGACGGTTGGCGTCCCGGTGCGCACCGGCCGCATCGGCACTCCCGGACGCCGAGTGCCCTTGCCCACCTATCCGTTCGAACGCACGCACTACTTCGTCGAACCCGACCCGGCGGGCGCACCGCAAGCCGAACCGGGACCGGTCGAGCACAGCTGGGTGTCCGTGCCCACCTGGCGGCAAACCGGGCCGCTGGCGGCGATCGGCGAGCCGTCCCGCTGGCTGGTCTTCGGCGACGGCGCACGCGGCACCGACCTGGTCACGGAGCTCCGGCGCAGCGGTGCCGACGTCGTCGAAGTCGTGGCCGGAGAAGCATTCCGGTCCGGCAGCTCCTACTGCGTCCGCGCCACCGAGCAGGACGACTATGCACGGCTGTTCGCCGACCTCGCCGCGCGCGGCGGAATGCCGACGCGGATCGCCCACGCCTGGCTGCTCGATGCCGAGGAGGACGATCCTCTTCGCGCCCAGAATCGCGGGCTGTTCAGCCTCATCGCGTGTGTGCGGGCGCTCGCGGCGACCGCGCCGGCCCAGTCGGGGGAGAACGGCGCGATCGGGCTGGACGTGCTCACCCGCGGCGCGCGCGATGTCACCGGGGCCGACCTCGTCAGCCCGGCCAGCGCCACCGTCGCCGCGTTCGCGGCGGTCGCCCCGACGGAACTCCCCGTCCTGCGCGTCCGCCACCTCGACCTCGGGCCGGAGGACCGCCCCTCCACCGGAGCCCTCCTGGCCGAACTGCGCGCCGCAGCGGGCGACCCGATCGTGGCTCTGCGCGGCGGACGTCGATGGATCCCCGAGCAGCAGCCGGTGCCGGAACTGCCCGAAGCGGACTCGGCAACATTTCGCCGGCACGGCGTGTACTTGATCACCGGCGGTACCGGGGGAATCGGGATCACCGTGGCCGAGCACCTCGCGCGGCGCGTGGCGGCACGGCTCGTCCTCACCAGCCGCCACGGCGTTCCGCCGGAGCGCGAGTGGGACGCGCTGGGCGAATCCGGGCGCAGCGGCCGGGCGGTCGCGGCGGTCCGCCGGATGCGGGCGGCCGGTGCAGAAGTCGAGGTCGTCGCCGCTGACGTGAGCGACGCCGCCGATCTGGCCCGCGTGCGAGAAGTCCTCATCGGACGGTTCGGCCGCCTGGACGGCATCGTGCACGCGGCAGGCGTCGCCGGCGGTCAGATGATCGAAGCGTGGGATCGAGGCGAGGCCGAACGCGTGCTCGGCCCGAAGCTTCTCGGCACCAGTCTCCTGCGTTCGGCGTTCGGCGATCTCTCCCCGGACTTCCTGGTGCTGTGCTCGTCGACCTCGGCGTTGGCCGGGGCACCGGGACAGGTCGACTACAGCGCGGCGAACGCTTACCTGGACGCGTGCGCGAGTGCCGTCGACGGGTGGCCGGCGCGGCGGCTGTCGGTCAACTGGGGGCGGTGGCTGGAAGTCGGCATGGCCGTCGAGACCGAGGTGCCGCGGGAATGGCAGCGCGTGCTCGACCAGCCCGGCGAGCGGTGGGACCACCCGATCCTGACCCGCCGCGACGGCGACGGCAGGTACCGCGGGACCGTTTCGCCGGCCACGCATTGGGTGCTTGCCGAGCACCGGCATCAAGGGCGCGCCCTCCTGCCAGGAGCCGCCCACGTGGAGCTGATCCGGGCCGCCTTCGAGGACCACGTGCCGCGCTCCTCGTCCCGGCACCGGGTCGAACTCAGCGATCTCGTGTTCGTTCGTCCGCTGGTGCTGGCAGACGAGCAGAGCGCAGGCATCCGGGTCGCCGTGCGCGCCGACGCGGGGGACTACCGCGTCGAGGTCGCCAGCGAGACCGGGGTGCACGCCGAGGCCCGGGCGCGGTGGATCAGCGACGAAGCGCCGGAACCCGTCGACCTGCGTGGCGTTCGCGCCCGGCACGGCGGACCACGTCAGGACTATGACGGCGAACGGCTCGCACAGGCGGGCGGTTTCGCGCTCGGCGAGAGATGGCGCAGCCTGCGGCACACGACCGATGCCGCCGACGGGACGAGCCGGCTGGCCTGGTTCGAACTCCCCAGCACGGTGCAGGCGGAGGCGGAGGGGCTGCCGCTGCACCCAGCGGTGCTCGACGAGGTCACGTCGGTGGCCAGCGACGGGCAGGGCCGGTACCTGCCGTTGAGCTATGGGCGTCTGGTGGTGCACCGGCCGTTCCCGGCGCGGCTGTGGACCTGGGCGCGCTACCACGGCGCCAGAGACGGCGAGGCCATCACCGCCGACCTGTCCGTTGTGGACGAACACGGGGACCTGGTGCTGACGGTCGCCGACTTCGTCATGCGCCGCACCGATGTCGCCGCTGCCGCCGCGCTCAGCAGCAGGGCCGCCGGGCAGGCTGGCGAGCCCGCTGAGGGCCTTCGGCCGGAGCAGGCCGTCGATCTCCTCGACCGGCTGCTCGGCGCGGACCTCGGTCCCCGCGCGATCGTCTCCGCGGTGCCGCTGGCCAGGATCCGACAGCGCGCCGAGGCGATCACGGCGTCCGGCTCCGGCGCCGCGCCCGCGGACGACCTGGAGACCGCCATCGCTCGCGTGTGGGCCGACGTGCTCGGGGTCGCCGAGGTCGGCGTGGACGAGGACTTCGCGGAACTCGGCGGGAATTCGCTGACCGCGGTCCAGCTGATCTCCCAGGTGCGCAGTGCGGTCGGGGTTCGGGTGCCGATGCAGGTGCTGTTCGAGGCGCCCACCGTCGCGGCGATGGCGGGCGTGGTCGCCCGGATGCGGGGAGATGCCAGTGGGAGCAGCTGA
- a CDS encoding DUF6002 family protein: protein MPVPRASRNLITAYYDRIRAEIGRRAPAPATAPGRFAPGSALPGLDRAAREYFSVATAAWGPLAEVDGHSIRLLDLTGNPGTHTTKTFASLLIVARAVEHIRRTGEPIVLFTPTSANKGVALRDAVDRAIATGLVRPDQLRAIVLAPARSRSKFRSSALSREPELARRNPVLLLDGARPEQVKDLAREFAAREEIRPGAPRLWFTLDLDNYLVADAARAFLEHDVDPARGGRWHAHAVSSAFGLLGYHQGREQLEAAGEADPAAHPGFLLVQHLGAPDMVLSLLHGDHDPANAPRYRRSAEYYVQDTDPHFPLSAQDPDEVLEPTFYTRRPATSATMDPLVRRFGGTGIVVSRQECTSRYAMIRDLLTAAGRPMPAEHSDLREWSLVMAMTGILNAIERRLVPAGTEIVLHASGTYSAADYRPIEPSALVPVTGLAQVSAAVDAALAVPAGR from the coding sequence ATGCCTGTCCCCCGTGCGTCCCGGAACCTGATCACCGCCTACTACGACCGGATCCGCGCGGAAATCGGCCGGCGGGCGCCCGCTCCGGCGACCGCACCCGGCCGGTTCGCCCCGGGCTCCGCGCTGCCGGGTCTCGACCGCGCGGCCCGGGAGTACTTTTCCGTCGCGACCGCCGCGTGGGGCCCGTTGGCGGAGGTCGACGGCCACTCGATCCGGTTGCTCGACCTGACCGGCAACCCCGGCACCCACACGACGAAAACCTTCGCCTCCCTGCTGATCGTGGCCCGGGCGGTCGAGCACATCCGCCGCACCGGCGAACCGATCGTGCTGTTCACGCCGACCTCCGCGAACAAGGGGGTGGCTCTGCGCGACGCGGTGGACCGCGCGATCGCGACCGGTCTCGTGCGGCCGGACCAGCTCCGGGCGATCGTGCTCGCGCCCGCCCGTTCCCGGTCGAAGTTCCGCTCCAGCGCGCTGTCCCGGGAGCCGGAACTGGCCCGCCGCAATCCGGTGCTGCTGCTGGACGGCGCGAGGCCGGAACAGGTCAAAGACCTCGCGCGCGAATTCGCGGCCCGCGAAGAAATCCGGCCCGGCGCCCCCCGCCTGTGGTTCACCCTCGACCTCGACAACTACCTGGTCGCCGACGCCGCACGGGCCTTCCTCGAACACGACGTGGATCCCGCCCGCGGCGGCCGCTGGCACGCGCACGCCGTGTCGAGCGCGTTCGGCCTGCTCGGCTACCACCAGGGCCGGGAACAACTGGAGGCCGCCGGGGAGGCGGATCCGGCCGCACACCCGGGCTTCCTGCTGGTCCAGCACCTCGGAGCGCCGGACATGGTGCTGAGCCTGCTCCACGGCGACCACGATCCCGCCAACGCGCCCCGGTACCGGCGCTCCGCCGAGTACTACGTCCAGGACACCGACCCGCACTTCCCACTGTCCGCACAGGACCCGGACGAGGTGCTGGAGCCGACGTTCTACACCCGCCGCCCGGCCACCTCCGCGACGATGGACCCGCTCGTGCGGCGATTCGGCGGGACCGGCATCGTCGTGTCCCGGCAGGAGTGCACCAGCCGGTACGCGATGATCCGCGACCTGCTGACCGCCGCTGGCCGGCCCATGCCCGCCGAACACTCCGACCTGCGGGAATGGTCGCTGGTGATGGCGATGACCGGGATACTGAACGCGATCGAGCGACGGCTGGTCCCCGCGGGCACCGAGATCGTCCTGCACGCGTCGGGGACGTACTCCGCGGCCGACTACCGGCCGATCGAGCCGTCGGCGCTGGTGCCGGTCACCGGATTGGCGCAGGTGAGTGCCGCCGTGGACGCGGCACTGGCTGTCCCGGCGGGGCGATGA